One Ranitomeya imitator isolate aRanImi1 chromosome 1, aRanImi1.pri, whole genome shotgun sequence DNA window includes the following coding sequences:
- the LOC138663171 gene encoding uncharacterized protein: protein MFHCFLVKEEHRNYLRFFWYRDNDPYKDIMAYRMKVHIFGNSPSPAVAIYGLRHSAREGEAKYGSDVRSFVEKDFYVDDCLKSTPTDESAVSLLKRAQEMLASSNLRLHKIASNSQKLMAAFPSQDYSTDLKDLDLSTDSLPMQRSLGLLWDLKKDAFTFQISEEEKPFTRRGVLSVVNSLYDPLGFVTPVTIQGKMMLRDFTQETSDWDDPLPSEKRDLWVRWKNSLEALSSLYVARPYASVPSTEIKMQRLCIFCDASTKAIAAVAYLKTTDINEQCHVRLVMSRTKLAPLREQTVPRLELCAAVLAVELAELISTEMDLEVKEIEFYTDSKVVLGYICNETRRFYVYVSNRVLRIRRSTDPKQWHYVSTNHNPADHATRSIEARHLKDTTWFTGPTFLHRSTPYTDESNIFELVDPEADKEIRPQVSVLRTVTKDNHLKSHRFNRFSTWNSLVRALACLIHAARSYKSTSPAIQEPCKGWHHCKLAFTVPNMENAKNVIIHTIQRECYAKEIDNLNKNQPVSRDSVLKKLDPIIDQDGLLRIGGRLQEAEVEFGEKHPIIIPGHHHVTTLLVQHHHVLVKHQGRLFTEGNLRTAGLWIVGAKRCVSKLIYNCVICRKLRGGTQKPKMANLPPDRLSTEPPFTNVGLDVFGPWSVVARHTRRVQANAKRWAVMFTCMSIRAVHIEVIESMDTSGFINALRRFIAIRGPVKHIRSDRGTNFVGAVKELQIPSNLDTTSVERYLNEQGCTWTFNLPHSSHMGGAWERMIGMARRILDSIFLQAGSARLTHESLTTFLAEVSAIINARPLTSLSSDSEDPTILTPAMLLTQKASVLSAPPGEFSNKDLYRRQWRQVQSLSNTFWDRWRKQYLSTLQPRKKWQTDKPNIKTGDVVLMKDSQSHRNEWPLGLITKIFPSKDGKVRKVEVKVGKSGESKLFLRPVAELVLLFSPKEPVGGIS, encoded by the coding sequence atgtttcactgcttccttgttaaagaagaacacagaaactacttgaggtttttctggtaccgcgataatgacccctacaaggacatcatggcatatcgtatgaaggtacacatcttcgggaacagcccttcccctgctgtcgctatctatgggcttagacattcagccagagagggtgaagcaaagtatggatcggatgtaagatcttttgtggaaaaggatttctacgtagatgactgcctgaaatccacacccacagatgagtcggcagtcagtctcctgaaaagggcacaagaaatgctcgcttcatccaatttgaggttgcacaaaattgcttccaacagccaaaaactaatggcagcctttccctctcaagattactcaaccgatttaaaagacttggatttaagcacggactcccttcctatgcagcggagcctgggtttactttgggatttgaaaaaggatgcattcaccttccagatcagcgaagaagagaaacctttcacgcgtagaggcgtcctgtccgttgtgaacagcttgtacgatcctctgggatttgtaactcccgtaactatccaaggtaaaatgatgttgagagacttcacccaagagacgtccgattgggatgatccgcttcccagtgagaaaagagacttgtgggtaagatggaagaactctttagaagccctgtcaagtctctacgttgcacgaccatatgcttctgtgccatcaacagaaatcaagatgcaaaggctttgtatcttctgcgatgcctcaaccaaagcaattgcagcagtggcgtatttgaaaactactgacatcaatgaacaatgccacgtgaggcttgttatgagccggacaaaattggccccactccgtgaacagacagtacccagactggaactctgtgcagctgtgttagcagtagagttagctgagcttatctcgacagaaatggacctggaggtcaaagaaatcgagttctacaccgacagtaaggtagtgttggggtacatttgcaatgaaactcgtcgtttctatgtctatgtcagcaatcgggtgctaaggatcaggagatccaccgaccctaaacagtggcattatgtgtccacaaaccacaaccctgcggaccacgcaaccagatccattgaagcaagacaccttaaggacacaacctggtttactggcccaacattcttacaccgttcgacgccatacacggacgagtcaaacatctttgagctggtagatccggaggcagataaagaaatccgccctcaggtatccgtcctacgtacggtgactaaagacaatcacctcaaatcccaccgtttcaataggttctcaacttggaactcgcttgttcgtgccctcgcttgtttaattcatgcggctcgatcctacaagtcaacgtcacccgccatccaggaaccttgcaaaggttggcaccactgcaagcttgcctttaccgttccaaacatggaaaatgccaagaacgttataattcataccatacagcgtgaatgttacgccaaagaaatagataacctcaataaaaaccaacctgtctctagagacagtgtcttgaagaagcttgatccaatcatagaccaagatgggctgttaagaattggaggtcgtcttcaagaagctgaagtggaatttggggagaaacaccctataataattcctggacatcatcatgtcacgaccctgcttgtgcaacatcaccacgtcttggtgaaacatcagggccgactatttaccgaaggaaatctacgaacggctggattatggatagttggagctaaacgatgcgtgagtaaactcatttacaactgtgtgatttgtcgcaaactccgtggtgggactcaaaagccaaagatggccaatctcccaccagacagacttagtacagaacctccttttaccaacgtcggactggacgtattcgggccatggtctgtggttgcacggcacactagaagagtccaagccaacgccaaacgctgggcggttatgttcacctgtatgtccatcagagcagtccacatcgaagtaattgagtccatggacacttcagggtttataaatgcactccgacgtttcatcgccatcagagggcccgtgaagcacatacgctccgatagaggtaccaactttgtaggagcagtgaaagaacttcaaattccttccaacctagacaccaccagtgtggaaagatacttgaatgagcagggatgcacctggactttcaatcttccacactcttctcacatgggaggtgcttgggagaggatgataggaatggcacgcagaatccttgactccatcttcttgcaagcaggtagcgcaagactcacacatgaaagtttgaccacattcctggcagaagtttcggccatcattaatgctagaccattgacttcactttctagtgactctgaggatccgaccattctcactcctgccatgttacttactcagaaagccagcgttctcagcgctccacctggagaatttagcaacaaagacctctacagacgacaatggagacaagttcaaagtctctccaataccttctgggacagatggaggaagcagtacctctccaccttacaacccaggaagaagtggcagaccgacaaaccaaacatcaaaaccggcgatgtcgttctcatgaaagacagccagtctcaccgtaatgagtggccactaggcctcatcactaaaatattcccaagcaaagatgggaaagtgcgtaaggttgaggtcaaagtaggcaagtccggggagagtaaactattcctcagaccagttgcggaacttgtcttactgttttcaccaaaagaacctgtgggtggcatcagttga